A stretch of Acidobacteriota bacterium DNA encodes these proteins:
- a CDS encoding carboxypeptidase regulatory-like domain-containing protein: MMRVFRVMAFAVVATVMMTGAALAQGSIFGKATDTSGGVLPGVTVTVAGPALQAPLVVVTGSSGAYQFPSVPNGTFSVSFELSGFKKVVRNGVVITSGFNAPIDMKMEVGAMSEELTVSAAAPVVDTKKTTSGATFTSEILEKIPTARDPWQIINMTPGVQAGLNVGGSSSGQQVGLASRGTGASVQWNLEGGSITDLSSNSSPSYFNFDSFDQISVTNGGGDVSVQSSGLSINLVTKSGSNVFKGSAVGTFQNDKMQNNNVTETQFARGTGGFLSGAPIKKIYNISGEYGGPIVKNRLWWWAAADKQLIDAGVVNYFDRARAECVGYADAQRAGSLLTGGTLTYANLEQVQDCLSSDKTIIKNKQGKLNYQLNASHKFQYLFMSDNKFRNARGASANTEKEAVTIQTSETYWKYFPLPTHQLTHTFIASDRLVFNTAFTKVFGGFFLDYQDTQGDCGGTRYSGSSDISSYPQAAKPTCMFNIQPQTIQTTGNLSRSLGASYQTVRPSLDLKTDGTYFLTNVLGGDHSLKFGVGYRKNPITSFSHESGGGRAVVQCVGNTLANCGDAKTYVAVGSATGLVPRNANLNRDSVLNNDWWSYNGYIQDSYSYKRLRVNAGLRYDWQQSKWMGGCVTANVLVPTLLPAQCDEATSSGLSPITGQVEEIRPFSTWSPRMSLTYDVFGNGKTALKATGSFYYATKITLANALSGLPTTVGLTWGANQTSGACATAAGATCWTDANRDGFVQTGELIGVPTGPSNFINGVLQPGGNIVSDAAQLARTREMTLGVSHELIPNLAVGADYIYRRYDRGTQGYVLGYEPGAAGFPVSSIYNTTPLVYTDTVTGKTANYYTVQQGLTRPTGQTVTALNLDYQTYQGVDLTLNKRYSDKWQLNIAVTIQKRNDYDEYFTNPTGVDLFDGINTGTRYLVKVNGSYDLPWGIMASTNFNMNDGANRDLAINGPGQVYGGTSGTINYASLNFQAGGTTRLERTMLWDAGLNKTFTFRGGQNRVKVTLDGFNILNAAPVLGFSSNNISSLGTTANPVIPAERISSILPPRVFRAGVTIWF; the protein is encoded by the coding sequence ATGATGCGAGTCTTTCGAGTGATGGCATTTGCCGTTGTAGCGACGGTGATGATGACCGGAGCGGCCCTGGCCCAGGGTTCGATCTTCGGAAAAGCGACTGACACGTCCGGCGGTGTGTTGCCGGGAGTGACCGTAACCGTGGCGGGACCGGCGCTGCAGGCGCCGCTCGTGGTGGTGACCGGCAGCAGTGGCGCGTACCAGTTTCCGTCGGTGCCGAACGGGACATTTTCCGTTTCGTTTGAACTGAGCGGCTTCAAGAAAGTCGTGCGCAACGGCGTTGTGATTACCAGCGGGTTCAACGCGCCCATCGACATGAAGATGGAAGTCGGTGCGATGTCGGAAGAACTCACCGTCTCGGCGGCGGCCCCCGTGGTCGACACGAAGAAGACCACATCGGGTGCGACGTTCACGTCGGAGATCCTTGAGAAGATTCCGACCGCGCGTGACCCCTGGCAGATCATCAATATGACCCCGGGCGTGCAGGCCGGCCTCAACGTCGGCGGCTCGTCGTCGGGCCAGCAGGTGGGTCTGGCGTCGCGCGGCACGGGCGCGAGCGTGCAGTGGAACCTGGAAGGCGGGTCGATCACGGACCTGTCGTCGAACTCGTCGCCCAGCTACTTCAACTTTGACTCGTTCGACCAGATCTCGGTCACGAACGGCGGCGGCGACGTCTCCGTGCAGTCGTCGGGCCTGTCGATCAACCTGGTGACCAAGAGCGGCAGCAACGTGTTCAAGGGCTCGGCCGTCGGCACGTTCCAGAACGACAAGATGCAGAACAACAACGTGACCGAGACGCAGTTTGCGCGCGGCACGGGCGGCTTCTTGTCAGGTGCGCCGATCAAGAAGATCTACAACATCTCGGGCGAGTACGGCGGCCCGATTGTGAAGAACCGGCTCTGGTGGTGGGCCGCGGCCGACAAGCAACTCATCGACGCCGGCGTCGTGAACTACTTCGATCGCGCCCGCGCGGAGTGCGTGGGTTATGCCGACGCCCAGCGCGCGGGTTCGCTGCTGACCGGCGGTACCTTGACGTATGCCAACCTCGAGCAGGTGCAGGACTGCCTCTCGAGCGACAAAACGATCATCAAGAACAAGCAGGGCAAGCTGAACTACCAGCTGAACGCGTCGCACAAGTTCCAGTACTTGTTCATGAGCGACAACAAGTTCCGCAACGCGCGCGGCGCGTCAGCGAACACCGAGAAGGAAGCGGTTACGATTCAGACGTCCGAGACGTACTGGAAGTACTTCCCGCTCCCGACCCACCAGCTCACGCACACGTTCATCGCGAGCGACCGGCTCGTGTTCAACACGGCGTTCACGAAGGTGTTCGGCGGCTTCTTCCTGGACTACCAGGACACGCAGGGCGACTGCGGCGGCACGCGGTACAGCGGATCGAGCGACATCTCGTCGTACCCGCAAGCGGCCAAGCCCACCTGCATGTTCAACATCCAGCCACAGACGATCCAGACCACGGGCAACCTGAGCCGGTCGTTGGGTGCGTCGTATCAGACGGTGCGGCCGTCGCTGGACCTCAAGACGGACGGCACCTACTTCCTGACCAACGTGCTCGGCGGCGACCACAGCTTGAAGTTCGGCGTGGGCTACCGCAAGAACCCGATCACGTCGTTCTCGCACGAGAGTGGCGGCGGCCGGGCCGTGGTGCAGTGCGTCGGCAATACGCTCGCGAACTGCGGCGATGCCAAGACCTACGTGGCCGTGGGCTCCGCGACAGGCTTGGTGCCCCGCAATGCCAACCTGAATCGCGACTCGGTGTTGAACAATGACTGGTGGTCGTACAACGGCTACATCCAGGATTCGTACAGCTACAAGCGGCTGCGCGTGAACGCCGGCCTGCGTTACGACTGGCAGCAGTCGAAGTGGATGGGCGGCTGCGTGACGGCGAACGTGCTGGTGCCGACACTCCTGCCGGCGCAGTGTGACGAAGCGACGTCAAGCGGCCTGAGCCCAATCACGGGCCAGGTGGAAGAGATTCGACCCTTCTCGACGTGGTCGCCCCGCATGTCGTTGACCTACGACGTATTCGGCAACGGCAAGACCGCGCTGAAGGCCACGGGGTCGTTTTATTACGCCACGAAGATCACGCTGGCCAACGCGCTGTCCGGTCTGCCGACCACTGTCGGCCTGACCTGGGGCGCCAACCAGACGAGCGGTGCGTGCGCCACGGCCGCGGGCGCGACCTGCTGGACCGACGCGAATCGTGACGGGTTTGTCCAGACGGGGGAGCTCATCGGCGTCCCAACCGGACCGAGCAACTTCATTAACGGTGTGTTGCAGCCCGGAGGCAACATCGTGTCAGACGCCGCGCAGCTGGCCCGGACGCGGGAAATGACGCTCGGCGTGTCGCACGAGCTCATTCCGAACCTGGCGGTGGGTGCCGACTACATCTACCGACGTTACGATCGTGGTACGCAGGGATACGTCCTCGGCTACGAGCCAGGGGCCGCGGGCTTCCCGGTGTCGAGCATCTACAACACGACCCCGCTGGTCTATACCGACACCGTCACCGGCAAGACGGCGAACTACTACACGGTACAGCAGGGGCTGACGCGGCCGACCGGTCAGACGGTCACCGCGTTGAACCTTGACTATCAGACGTACCAGGGCGTGGACCTGACCCTGAACAAGCGCTACAGCGACAAGTGGCAGCTGAACATCGCAGTCACGATCCAGAAGCGCAACGACTACGACGAGTACTTCACGAACCCGACCGGTGTGGACCTGTTTGATGGCATCAACACGGGCACGCGGTATCTGGTGAAGGTCAACGGCAGCTATGACCTGCCCTGGGGCATCATGGCGTCCACGAACTTCAACATGAACGACGGCGCGAACCGCGACCTGGCCATCAACGGTCCAGGCCAGGTGTACGGCGGCACGTCAGGCACGATCAACTACGCCTCGCTCAACTTCCAGGCAGGCGGGACGACTCGTCTGGAGCGGACGATGCTGTGGGACGCGGGCCTGAACAAGACGTTCACGTTCCGCGGCGGCCAGAACCGCGTGAAGGTCACGCTCGACGGGTTCAACATCCTGAACGCGGCGCCCGTCCTCGGCTTCTCGAGCAACAACATCAGCTCGCTCGGCACGACGGCGAACCCGGTCATTCCGGCCGAACGCATCAGCTCGATCCTGCCGCCGCGGGTCTTCCGCGCAGGCGTGACGATCTGGTTCTAA
- a CDS encoding carboxypeptidase regulatory-like domain-containing protein: MMRVFRVMTFAAVATVMMTGAALAQGSIFGKATDTSGGVLPGVTVTVSGPALQAPLVVVTGSSGAYQFPTVPNGTFSVSFELSGFKKVVRNNIVISSGFNAPIDMKMEVGAMSEELTVSAAAPVVDTKKTTSGATFTSEILEKIPTARDPWQIINMTPGVQAGLNVGGSSSGQQVGLASRGTGASVQWNLEGGSITDLSSNSSPSYFNFDSFDQISVTNGGGDVSVQSSGLSINLVTKSGSNVFKGSAVGTFQNDKMQNNNVTEAQFARGTSGFLSGAPIKKIYNISGEYGGPVVKNRLWWWVAADKQLIDAGVVNYFDRARAECVGYADAQRAGSLLTGANAITYGDLETVQDCLSSDKTVIKNKQGKLNYQLNASHKFQYLFMSDNKFRNARGASANTEKEAVTIQTSETYWKYFPLPTHQLTHTFIVSDRLVFNTAFTKVFGGFFLDYQDSQGACGGTRYTGSTDLASYPQSANPNCMFNIQPQTIQTTGNLSRSLGASYQTVRPSLDLKTDGTYFLTNVLGGDHSLKFGVGYRKNPITSFSHESGGGRAVVQCVGNALANCGDAKTYVAVGSATGLVPRNAVLQRDSLLNNDWWSYNGYIQDSYSYKRLRVNAGLRYDWQQSKWMGGCLTANVLVPTMLPAQCDEETSSGLSPITGQVEEIRPFSNWSPRMSLTYDIFGDGKTAAKLTGSYYYATKITLANALSGLPTTVGLTWGNNQTSGACATAAGSTCWTDANRDGFVQPGELIGTPTGPANFINGVLQPGGNLVSEDAQLARTREFTAGLSHELIANLAVGADYIYRRYDRGTQNYVLGYEPGAAGYPVSNIYNTTPSVHTDTITGKTANYYTVQQGLTRPTGTTVTATNPDYQTYQGVDLTLNKRYSDKWQFNVALTIQKRNDQDVYFTNPTGVDLTQGLNTQSRYLLKVNGSYDLPWGVMASTNFNMNDGAQRTMLIDGPGQVYGGTSGTINYATLTFEPADTTRLEKTVLWDAGLNKTFTFRGGQNRVKVTIDGFNVLNSAPVLSFSSQNISTRGTTANPIIPAERISTILPPRVFRAGVTIWF, translated from the coding sequence ATGATGCGAGTGTTTCGGGTGATGACGTTCGCCGCCGTGGCGACCGTGATGATGACTGGAGCGGCCCTGGCGCAGGGGTCGATCTTCGGGAAAGCGACTGACACGTCCGGTGGTGTGCTGCCGGGAGTGACCGTGACCGTGAGCGGGCCTGCACTGCAGGCGCCGTTGGTGGTGGTTACTGGCAGCAGTGGTGCGTACCAGTTTCCGACGGTGCCGAACGGGACATTTTCTGTTTCGTTTGAACTGAGCGGCTTCAAGAAAGTTGTTCGCAATAACATTGTGATTAGCAGCGGGTTCAACGCGCCCATCGACATGAAGATGGAAGTCGGCGCGATGTCGGAAGAACTCACCGTCTCGGCCGCGGCCCCCGTGGTCGACACGAAGAAGACCACGTCGGGTGCGACGTTCACGTCGGAAATCCTCGAGAAGATTCCGACGGCGCGTGACCCGTGGCAGATCATCAACATGACCCCGGGCGTGCAGGCCGGTCTCAACGTCGGCGGCTCGTCGTCGGGCCAGCAGGTGGGTCTGGCGTCGCGCGGCACGGGCGCGAGCGTGCAGTGGAATCTGGAAGGCGGGTCGATCACGGACCTGTCGTCGAACTCGTCCCCGAGCTACTTCAACTTCGACTCGTTCGACCAGATCTCGGTCACGAACGGCGGCGGCGATGTGTCGGTGCAGTCGTCGGGCCTGTCGATCAATCTGGTGACCAAGAGCGGCAGCAACGTGTTCAAGGGCTCGGCCGTGGGCACGTTTCAGAACGACAAGATGCAGAACAACAACGTGACCGAAGCGCAGTTTGCGCGGGGCACGTCGGGCTTCCTGTCGGGCGCGCCGATCAAGAAGATCTACAACATCTCGGGTGAGTACGGCGGCCCGGTGGTGAAGAATCGTCTCTGGTGGTGGGTGGCGGCCGACAAGCAGCTCATCGACGCAGGCGTCGTGAACTACTTCGACCGTGCCAGGGCGGAGTGCGTGGGTTATGCCGACGCGCAGCGCGCGGGCTCCTTGCTGACGGGCGCCAACGCCATCACGTATGGTGACCTCGAGACGGTGCAGGATTGCCTGTCGAGCGACAAGACGGTCATCAAGAACAAGCAGGGCAAGCTGAACTACCAGCTGAACGCGTCGCACAAGTTCCAGTACCTGTTCATGAGCGACAACAAGTTCCGCAACGCGCGCGGCGCGTCGGCGAACACCGAAAAGGAAGCGGTCACGATCCAGACGTCTGAAACGTACTGGAAGTACTTCCCGCTCCCGACGCACCAGCTGACGCACACGTTCATCGTGAGCGACCGGCTCGTGTTCAACACCGCGTTCACGAAAGTGTTCGGCGGATTCTTCCTCGACTACCAGGACTCGCAGGGCGCCTGCGGCGGCACGCGGTACACCGGGTCCACCGACCTGGCGTCGTATCCGCAGTCGGCGAACCCGAACTGCATGTTCAACATCCAGCCCCAGACCATCCAGACCACCGGCAACCTGAGCCGGTCGCTGGGCGCGTCGTACCAGACGGTACGGCCGTCGCTGGACCTCAAGACGGACGGCACGTACTTCCTGACCAACGTGCTGGGCGGCGACCACAGCTTGAAGTTCGGCGTGGGCTACCGCAAGAACCCGATCACCTCGTTCTCGCACGAGAGCGGCGGCGGCCGGGCCGTGGTGCAGTGCGTCGGCAATGCGCTGGCGAACTGCGGCGATGCCAAGACGTATGTGGCGGTGGGCTCGGCGACCGGCCTGGTGCCGCGCAACGCCGTGCTGCAGCGTGATTCCCTGCTGAACAACGACTGGTGGTCGTACAACGGCTACATCCAGGACTCCTACAGCTACAAGCGCCTGCGTGTGAACGCGGGCCTGCGCTACGACTGGCAGCAGTCGAAGTGGATGGGTGGCTGCCTGACCGCGAACGTGCTGGTGCCGACGATGCTGCCGGCGCAGTGTGACGAAGAAACGTCGAGCGGTTTGAGCCCGATCACTGGTCAGGTGGAAGAGATCCGGCCGTTCTCGAACTGGTCGCCCCGCATGTCGCTGACGTATGACATCTTCGGCGACGGCAAGACGGCCGCGAAGCTGACCGGTTCCTACTACTACGCGACGAAGATCACGCTGGCGAATGCGTTGTCCGGTCTGCCGACCACCGTCGGCCTGACCTGGGGCAACAACCAGACCAGCGGCGCGTGTGCCACGGCCGCCGGTTCCACCTGCTGGACCGACGCGAACCGCGATGGGTTCGTCCAGCCGGGTGAGCTCATCGGCACACCGACGGGACCGGCGAACTTCATTAACGGCGTGCTGCAGCCCGGCGGCAACCTGGTCTCCGAAGATGCCCAACTCGCTCGCACGCGGGAATTCACCGCGGGTCTGTCACACGAACTGATTGCCAACCTGGCGGTGGGCGCCGACTACATCTACCGGCGTTATGACCGTGGCACGCAGAACTACGTGCTGGGTTACGAGCCTGGCGCGGCGGGGTACCCGGTGTCGAACATCTACAACACCACCCCGAGCGTTCACACGGACACGATCACCGGCAAGACGGCGAACTACTACACCGTGCAGCAGGGGCTGACCCGGCCGACCGGGACAACCGTCACGGCGACGAACCCGGACTACCAGACGTACCAGGGCGTGGACCTGACGCTGAACAAGCGCTACAGCGACAAGTGGCAGTTCAACGTGGCGCTGACGATCCAGAAGCGCAACGACCAGGATGTCTACTTCACCAACCCGACGGGTGTGGACCTCACACAGGGCCTCAACACCCAGTCGCGGTACCTGCTGAAGGTCAATGGCAGCTATGACCTGCCGTGGGGCGTCATGGCGTCCACCAACTTCAACATGAATGATGGCGCGCAGCGGACCATGCTGATTGATGGACCCGGTCAGGTCTACGGCGGCACGTCGGGCACCATCAACTACGCCACGCTCACGTTCGAGCCGGCGGACACCACACGCCTGGAGAAGACGGTCCTCTGGGATGCGGGCTTGAACAAGACGTTCACGTTCCGTGGCGGCCAGAACCGCGTCAAGGTGACGATTGATGGATTCAACGTCCTGAACTCGGCGCCCGTCCTCAGCTTCTCGAGCCAGAACATCAGCACGAGGGGAACGACGGCGAACCCGATCATTCCGGCCGAGCGCATCTCGACGATCCTCCCGCCGCGCGTTTTCCGCGCCGGCGTGACAATCTGGTTCTAA
- a CDS encoding carboxypeptidase regulatory-like domain-containing protein: MMRVFRVMAFAAVATVMMTGAALAQGSIFGKATDTSGGVLPGVTVTVAGPALQAPLVVVTGSSGAYQFPTVPNGTFSVTFELSGFKKVVRNNIVITSGFNAPIDMKMEVGAMSEELTVSAAAPVVDTKKTTSGATFTSEILEKIPTARDPWQIINMTPGVQAGLNVGGSSSGQQVGLESRGTGASVQWNLEGGSITDLSSNSSPSYFNFDSFDQISVTNGGGDVSVQSSGLSINLVTKSGSNVFKGSAVGTFQNDAMQANNVTEDQFKRGTGGFLSGAPIKKIYNISGEYGGPIVKNRLWWWAAADKQLIDAGVVNYFDRSRAECVPYADAQRAGSLLTGGSLTYANLADVQDCLSSDKTVIKNKQAKVNYQLNASHKFQYLFMSDNKFRNARGASADTEKEAVTIQTSETYWKYFPLPTHQITHTFIASDRLVFNTAFTKVFGGFFLDYQDSQGSCGNTRYTGDIQLSSYPQTADPTCMFNIQPQTIATTGNLSRSLGNSYQTVRPSLDLKTDGTYFLTNVLGGDHSLKFGVGYRKNPITTFNHISGGGRATVQCVGNALAGCGDGRTYVAVGGATQGLVPRAASATRDSLTNNDWWSYNGYIQDSYSYKRLRVNAGLRYDWQQSKWMGGCVTANALVPDLLPGQCEGELTGGISPITGQDEKLRAFSQFSPRMSLTYDVFGDGKTAAKMTGSYYYATKITLANALSGLGGVGLTWGTNQNSGACSTTANSTCWNDANRDGFIQRPELLGTPNFPAEFVNGVLVASGNRVADDAKLARTREMTVGLSHELIANLAVGADYIYRKYDYGTAAYIIGYEPGAAGFPQSNIYGAPLTHTDTVTGKTATYYTVQQGLTRPSGPTITKTNLDYEVYQGVDLTLNKRYSDKWQLNIAVTIQKRNDYDVFYTNPTGVDLFDGINTGSRYLLKVNGSYDLPWGIMASTNFNMNDGANRNMSINGPGNVYGGTTGNITYNTLNFEKGGSTRLEKTVLWDMGLNKTFTFRGGQNRVKMTVDGFNILNAAPVLGFSSNNLSSLGTTANPIIPAERINSILPPRVFRAGVTVWF, from the coding sequence ATGATGCGAGTCTTTCGAGTGATGGCGTTCGCCGCTGTGGCGACCGTGATGATGACCGGAGCGGCCCTGGCCCAGGGTTCGATCTTCGGCAAGGCCACTGATACGTCCGGCGGCGTGCTGCCCGGCGTGACGGTGACCGTGGCAGGACCGGCGCTGCAGGCGCCGTTGGTGGTGGTCACTGGCAGCAGTGGCGCGTACCAGTTTCCGACCGTGCCGAACGGCACGTTCTCGGTGACGTTTGAACTGAGCGGCTTCAAAAAAGTCGTGCGCAACAACATTGTGATTACCAGCGGGTTCAACGCGCCCATCGACATGAAGATGGAAGTCGGCGCGATGTCGGAAGAACTCACCGTCTCAGCGGCGGCCCCCGTCGTTGACACGAAGAAGACCACGTCGGGTGCGACGTTCACGTCGGAAATTCTCGAGAAGATTCCGACCGCGCGCGACCCGTGGCAGATCATCAACATGACCCCGGGCGTGCAGGCCGGTCTCAACGTCGGCGGCTCGTCGTCGGGCCAGCAGGTCGGCCTTGAGTCGCGCGGCACGGGTGCCAGCGTGCAGTGGAACCTGGAAGGCGGGTCGATCACGGACCTGTCGTCGAACTCATCGCCCAGCTACTTCAACTTTGACTCGTTCGACCAGATTTCGGTGACCAATGGCGGCGGCGACGTCTCCGTGCAGTCGTCGGGCCTGTCGATCAACCTGGTGACCAAGAGCGGCAGCAACGTGTTCAAGGGTTCGGCCGTGGGCACGTTCCAGAACGACGCGATGCAGGCGAACAACGTGACCGAGGACCAGTTCAAGCGAGGCACGGGCGGCTTCCTGTCGGGCGCGCCGATCAAGAAGATCTACAACATCTCGGGTGAGTACGGCGGCCCGATCGTGAAGAACCGTCTCTGGTGGTGGGCGGCGGCCGACAAGCAGCTCATCGACGCGGGCGTCGTGAACTACTTCGACCGTTCGCGCGCCGAGTGCGTGCCGTATGCCGATGCACAGCGCGCGGGTTCGCTGCTGACCGGCGGCTCCCTGACGTATGCCAACCTGGCGGACGTGCAGGACTGCCTCTCGAGCGACAAGACGGTCATCAAGAACAAGCAGGCCAAGGTCAACTACCAGCTGAACGCCTCGCACAAGTTCCAGTACCTGTTCATGAGCGACAACAAGTTCCGCAACGCGCGCGGCGCGTCGGCCGACACCGAAAAGGAAGCGGTCACGATCCAGACGTCTGAGACGTACTGGAAGTACTTCCCGCTCCCGACCCACCAGATCACGCACACGTTCATCGCGAGCGACCGGCTCGTGTTCAACACGGCGTTCACGAAGGTGTTCGGCGGGTTCTTCCTCGACTACCAGGACTCGCAGGGCTCCTGCGGCAACACGCGCTACACGGGCGACATCCAGTTGTCGTCGTATCCGCAGACGGCCGACCCGACCTGCATGTTCAACATCCAGCCGCAGACCATCGCGACCACGGGCAACCTGAGCCGCTCGCTGGGTAACTCCTACCAGACCGTGCGTCCCTCGCTGGACCTCAAGACGGACGGCACCTACTTCCTGACCAACGTGCTCGGCGGCGACCACAGCCTGAAGTTCGGCGTCGGCTACCGCAAGAACCCGATCACCACGTTCAACCACATCAGCGGCGGCGGCCGGGCCACCGTGCAGTGCGTGGGCAATGCGCTGGCAGGTTGCGGCGATGGCCGGACGTACGTGGCCGTGGGCGGCGCGACGCAGGGCCTGGTGCCGCGCGCCGCGTCCGCGACGCGCGACTCGCTGACCAACAACGACTGGTGGTCGTACAACGGCTACATCCAGGATTCCTACAGCTACAAGCGGCTGCGCGTGAACGCCGGCCTGCGCTACGACTGGCAGCAGTCGAAGTGGATGGGTGGTTGCGTAACGGCGAACGCGTTGGTGCCGGATCTCCTCCCGGGCCAGTGCGAAGGCGAACTGACGGGCGGCATCAGCCCGATCACCGGCCAGGACGAAAAGCTGCGGGCGTTCTCGCAGTTCTCGCCGCGCATGTCGTTGACCTATGACGTCTTCGGTGACGGCAAGACGGCAGCGAAGATGACCGGTTCCTACTACTACGCGACCAAGATCACGCTGGCCAACGCCCTGTCGGGTCTCGGCGGCGTCGGTCTCACGTGGGGCACCAACCAGAACAGCGGCGCGTGCAGCACGACCGCGAACTCCACCTGCTGGAACGACGCGAACCGCGACGGCTTCATTCAGCGTCCCGAACTGCTGGGCACGCCGAACTTCCCGGCCGAATTCGTGAACGGCGTGCTCGTCGCCTCCGGTAACCGCGTGGCTGACGATGCGAAGCTCGCCCGTACGCGCGAGATGACGGTCGGTCTGTCGCACGAGCTCATCGCCAACCTGGCAGTGGGCGCTGACTACATCTACCGGAAGTACGACTACGGCACGGCGGCCTACATCATCGGCTACGAGCCGGGTGCGGCTGGCTTCCCCCAGTCGAACATCTACGGCGCACCGCTCACGCACACCGACACGGTCACCGGCAAGACGGCGACCTACTACACGGTGCAGCAGGGGCTGACGCGGCCCTCAGGCCCGACGATCACCAAGACGAACCTGGACTACGAGGTGTATCAGGGCGTGGACCTGACGCTGAACAAGCGTTACAGCGACAAGTGGCAGCTGAACATCGCGGTCACCATCCAGAAGCGCAATGACTACGACGTCTTCTACACCAACCCGACCGGTGTGGATCTCTTCGACGGCATCAACACCGGCTCGCGCTACCTGCTGAAGGTCAACGGCAGCTATGACCTGCCCTGGGGCATCATGGCGTCCACGAACTTCAACATGAACGACGGTGCCAACCGCAACATGTCCATCAACGGACCGGGCAATGTGTACGGCGGCACGACGGGCAACATCACCTACAACACGCTGAACTTCGAAAAGGGTGGCTCGACGCGCCTCGAGAAGACCGTGCTGTGGGACATGGGCCTGAACAAGACGTTCACGTTCCGTGGCGGCCAGAACCGCGTGAAGATGACGGTGGACGGGTTCAACATCCTGAACGCGGCGCCCGTCCTCGGCTTCTCGAGCAACAACCTGAGCTCACTGGGCACGACGGCGAACCCCATCATCCCGGCCGAGCGCATCAACTCGATCCTGCCACCGCGGGTCTTCCGCGCCGGCGTGACCGTCTGGTTCTAG